The proteins below are encoded in one region of Bombus terrestris chromosome 7, iyBomTerr1.2, whole genome shotgun sequence:
- the LOC100646143 gene encoding uncharacterized protein LOC100646143, whose amino-acid sequence MEKHFASLRLLDSDTDWKITEDVNYSQTPSSQRISIKQMYQSEIQPNLIRQYSCDHIFNEHVTTRPVETPEIERTDKTSNEYQMITEPYFDSFTSFNRQFCKNSNILQAPKFIPNKPLNEILSDEVENVNPTNESRFSLHCATTNANTINQDHFPSVQLRNCEKTIDEIKPNSDTKIVNKKTYQDIKNKFRPLVLKNKISPKKKINMCYCGCLTLSILPIIAVIIAMFLNLNIPTVCNRETFFLNATEELQQKINGQRNAMSQITTHLNQDIFYLKVLCLIGGTGVGKSYTAQIIAKHFPLKEKIFIYDILLNHHTDAHLSKSLDLYQLIILENLKIQNLDIFSNMIDILNQTKPQCVTVIAIFNIEEVNDNLERKIDLTQSINTIREALVHKKIDSLIVPYEPLNEETLQMCIVEAATNSGLTLTLDQINEVKQNLLLFGSGCKGAYAKVQVVGRH is encoded by the exons ATGGAAAAACATTTTGCATCATTAAGATTATTAGATTCGGACACTGATTGGAAAATAACAGAAGATGTTAATTATTCGCAAACACCATCTTCTCAACGAATCTCCATAAAACAGATGTATCAATCTGAAATTCAGCCTAACTTGATTAGACAATACAGTTGCGACCACATTTTTAATGAACATGTAACTACAAG acCAGTGGAAACGCCCGAAATTGAGCGAACAGACAAAACTTCTAACGAGTATCAGATGATAACAGAACCCTATTTCGACTCGTTTACATCTTTTAATAGACAATTCTGCAAAAATAGCAATATACTACAAGCACCAAAATTTATACCAAACAAACCTTTAAATGAGATACTATCCGATGAAGTTGAAAATGTAAATCCTACAAATGAATCCCGATTTTCATTGCATTGCGCGACAACAAATGCAAATACAATAAATCAAGATCATTTTCCTTCTGTGCAGCTGAGAAATTGTGAGAAAACAATTGATGAAATTAAACCAAACAGTGatacaaaaattgtaaataaaaagacATATCAggacataaaaaataaatttaggcCACtagtattaaaaaacaaaatttctccaaaaaagaagataaatatgTGTTACTGTGGTTGTTTAACTTTGAGCATATTACCAATAATTGCAGTAATAATTGCaatgtttttaaatttgaatataccTACAGTTTGTAATCGTGAAACGTTTTTCTTAAATGCTACTGAAGAGTTACAGCAAAAGATAAATGGACAAAGAAATGCAATGTCACAAATTACAACTCATTTAAATCaggatattttctatttaaaagttTTATGTCTTATAGGTGGAACAGGTGTTGGGAAATCTTACACTGCTCAAATCATAGCAAAACATTTTCCTCTGAAagagaaaatttttatatatgatatattgtTGAACCATCATACTGACGCACACTTGTCAAAATCACTTGATTTATATCAATTAATTATactggaaaatttaaaaatacagaatttaGATATTTTTTCTAATATGATAGATATATTAAATCAAACAAAACCACAATGTGTCACCGTAATAGCAATTTTCAACATAGAAGAAGTGAACGATAATCTAGAACGAAAAATAGATTTAACACAAAGCATAAATACGATTCGCGAAGCACTGGTCCATAAAAAGATTGATAGCTTAATTGTTCCTTATGAGCCTTTAAACGAAGAAACATTACAAATGTGCATAGTTGAGGCGGCAACAAACAGTGGTTTGACACTTACATTGGATCAAATAAATGAAgtcaaacaaaatttattactttttggCAGTGGCTGTAAAGGAGCATATGCTAAGGTACAAGTTGTTGGTagacattaa